In Candidatus Binataceae bacterium, a single window of DNA contains:
- the fabF gene encoding beta-ketoacyl-ACP synthase II translates to MRRIGDRRVVITGLGLVTPLGTGIEKNWEALMAGRSGIGPVTRFDVSDFAARIAGEVRDFDPHDWIEKKDVKKMDLFIQYAVGAAEQAMRQSALKIDDSNADRIGVLVGVGIGGLLTIEENHLLFLDTRLKRITPFFIPKLISNLAPGQIAIRYGARGINLATTSACASGSHAVGEAYRMIRDGYIDAAITGGAEAALTSLGIGGFIAMRALSTRNDAPEAASRPFDAERDGFVMSEGAAALILEEREAALARGANILAEIAGYAANGDAYHMTSPSPEGQGAARCMMLCLQDGELDLNQVDYINAHGTSTPQGDTAETQAIKRVFGERAAKIAVSSTKSMTGHTLGAAGAIESVYTVLAIGRGMVPPTINYEHPDPECDLDYVPNRPRPAKIRIALNNSFGFGGTNTTLAFKPAVELSGK, encoded by the coding sequence ATGAGACGCATCGGCGATCGCCGCGTGGTGATAACCGGCCTGGGCCTGGTCACGCCGCTGGGCACGGGAATCGAAAAGAACTGGGAAGCATTGATGGCCGGTCGCTCGGGCATCGGTCCGGTAACCCGCTTCGACGTTTCCGACTTCGCCGCCCGCATCGCGGGCGAAGTGCGCGACTTCGATCCCCACGACTGGATCGAGAAGAAGGACGTCAAGAAGATGGACCTCTTCATCCAGTACGCGGTGGGCGCGGCGGAGCAGGCGATGCGCCAGTCGGCGCTCAAGATCGACGACAGCAACGCAGACCGCATCGGCGTGCTGGTGGGAGTGGGCATCGGCGGGCTGCTGACGATCGAAGAAAACCATCTGCTGTTTCTCGACACCCGGCTAAAGCGGATCACGCCGTTTTTTATCCCCAAGCTCATCAGCAACCTGGCGCCCGGACAGATCGCGATCCGCTACGGCGCGCGCGGCATCAACCTCGCCACCACCAGCGCCTGCGCCTCGGGCAGCCACGCCGTGGGCGAGGCCTACCGCATGATCCGCGACGGCTATATCGACGCCGCGATCACCGGCGGGGCCGAAGCCGCGCTGACCTCGCTCGGCATCGGCGGCTTCATCGCGATGCGCGCGCTGTCCACGCGTAACGATGCGCCCGAGGCCGCCAGCCGTCCCTTCGACGCGGAACGCGACGGCTTCGTGATGTCCGAGGGCGCAGCGGCGCTGATCCTCGAGGAGCGCGAGGCCGCGCTCGCGCGCGGCGCCAATATCCTGGCCGAGATCGCCGGCTACGCCGCCAACGGCGACGCCTATCACATGACCTCACCTTCGCCCGAGGGACAGGGCGCCGCGCGCTGCATGATGCTGTGTCTGCAGGACGGTGAGCTTGACCTCAATCAGGTCGATTACATCAACGCGCACGGCACCTCCACGCCGCAGGGCGACACCGCCGAGACCCAGGCGATCAAACGCGTCTTCGGCGAACGCGCGGCCAAGATCGCGGTGAGTTCGACCAAGTCGATGACCGGCCATACGCTCGGTGCAGCCGGCGCGATCGAGTCGGTTTACACGGTGCTGGCGATCGGGCGCGGGATGGTGCCGCCGACGATCAACTACGAACATCCCGACCCCGAATGCGATCTCGACTACGTGCCCAATCGGCCGCGGCCCGCTAAGATTCGCATCGCGCTGAACAATTCATTCGGCTTCGGCGGTACCAACACGACGCTGGCTTTCAAGCCGGCGGTCGAGCTTAGCGGGAAGTAA
- a CDS encoding beta-ketoacyl-ACP synthase III: MGSRIVATGRALPRTAVSNHDLARIVDTSDEWVRTRTGIARRYVMSSGESLVDIAAAASTTALQRAGIRPAELDAIIVGTVSSEYGFPSFACQLQHRLGLDTIPAYDVAAACSGFVYALSVADNAMRAGDYSRVLLVGTDALSTMVDWNDRAVSVLFGDGAGAAVMVSEPGPRGVLASLLRSSGEYWHLLSVRSTGVRATLDSEVRRSPDDAIKMKGPELFKLAVRSMADVTQKVAERAGISIADVSLIVPHQANIRILNAVAERLGVPHEKVFTNIDRYGNTSAASVPIALDEALEANRIHDNDLVMLNACGGGLTWGANLLRW; the protein is encoded by the coding sequence ATGGGATCGCGAATCGTCGCGACCGGACGCGCGTTGCCGCGCACCGCGGTCAGCAATCATGATCTTGCGCGGATCGTCGACACCTCCGACGAGTGGGTGCGCACCCGCACCGGGATCGCCCGGCGCTACGTGATGTCGAGCGGCGAGTCACTGGTCGATATCGCCGCCGCTGCGAGCACCACCGCCCTCCAGCGTGCCGGCATCCGGCCCGCCGAGCTCGACGCGATCATCGTCGGCACGGTCTCCTCCGAATACGGCTTTCCCTCGTTCGCGTGCCAGCTCCAGCATCGCCTCGGGCTCGATACGATTCCGGCCTACGACGTCGCCGCGGCGTGCTCGGGTTTCGTCTATGCGCTGAGCGTGGCCGACAACGCAATGCGCGCGGGCGATTACTCGCGCGTTCTGCTGGTCGGCACCGACGCGCTCTCGACGATGGTCGACTGGAACGATCGCGCGGTCTCCGTGCTGTTCGGCGACGGCGCCGGGGCGGCGGTGATGGTTTCCGAGCCGGGGCCGCGCGGCGTCCTTGCGAGCCTGCTGCGCTCCTCGGGCGAGTACTGGCACCTGCTCTCCGTGCGATCGACGGGGGTGCGCGCGACGCTCGACTCCGAGGTGCGGCGCTCGCCTGACGATGCGATCAAGATGAAAGGACCGGAGTTGTTCAAGCTCGCGGTGCGCTCGATGGCTGACGTTACGCAGAAAGTGGCCGAGCGCGCCGGCATCAGCATCGCCGACGTCTCGCTGATCGTTCCTCACCAGGCCAACATCCGCATCCTTAACGCGGTTGCCGAACGCCTGGGCGTCCCGCATGAAAAGGTCTTTACCAATATCGATCGCTACGGCAACACCTCGGCGGCGTCGGTGCCAATCGCGCTCGACGAAGCGCTCGAAGCCAACCGCATCCACGACAACGACCTGGTGATGCTCAACGCGTGCGGCGGCGGGCTTACCTGGGGCGCCAACCTGTTGCGGTGGTAG